CGACTCACCCGACAACTGGCTCGAGAGGAGCCGTGGGAGGATAGCGATCGAACGAGCGCAGACATGCACATTCTCGCAGCCGACGTTCTCGTCGCGCGTGGCTTCTATCTCCTCGCACGTACTGAAGCCGCCGAAACTGCCGTCGATGTGGTGCGCGCGTTCGGGCAACATCAGACCAATCGACGTGAGCAGAACGACTCATCTCTCGATGCACAACTCGAACACGACGTGCTCGAACTCGCGCTGGCCACAGGCGCAAGCGTAGCCAATGCTGAGGGCGAACCCGAAGCAGACGTCGATGGAGGCACTAATGCTGGTACTGGTACTGATGCTGATGCTGTTGGCATTACGCCAGGGCTTCGTGCTATCGCTGATGATCTCGCGGCTGTCTGTGGCGATACGACCGGATTTCCAGCACCCGAAACGTTCCTCTCGGAGGCAGTTACGACCCAACTCACTCGATCGGTCGCGGAAGCCTCACCCGACTCGTGAATCGAAACGCCTAAAGACAAATCGCGGATAGAGTGAGGTACGCAACGCACCAAGCGCACTGCGCCTGGGTAGCTTAGCGGTAAAGCGCGTCCTTGGTAAGGACGAGAGCCCGGGTTCAAATCCCGGCCTAGGCTGTCAACTTTTTGTTCACAATCCCATAGAAAAAAGTATCAAAACCACCAGACAGCGGAGGTGGTGGCGTGATCCACTGCATTCGGTGCCGTTCCTGCGGCAAACTGTCGAAGTGGAGTAATCGACGCTCCGAGTGTGATTTCGACCTCGCCGATCTAAATCGGGGCGCCGGTGATCGCGGTGGTCAACAATGACACCCACACCCACGCGGGCAGAGTGTCCTTGCCCGAGCTGCGGTCGGATCACGACCGCCCGCAATACGCTCGAAGGGACGGAACAAACGCGTGAGTGTCCCCGCCGTCGTTGTGGATGTCTCTTCTCGGCAGTATTGGAAGCGACGCAAACTCAGCGCAGTGGAAACAGAGGGGTGATTGTGGATGACTGACGCACAGTTCGAGTGGATGCTCGGGATGGCTGCCGCTTATCGGCCGACACCAGAGGACGAGGCCGATGATCCGGATCCGGTGACGGGGCTCATCGAGGAAGTCCGTGACGACTCTCCCACGCCGAGCGAGCAACACGTCCGCGTTGTCCTCGAGACGGATGACGGACTCGTTGATATTGGCCACGATCGCGTGGAGGTGGTCTGAATGGCCGACACCGAACTCGGCGCGCGGCTTGAGGCGTTGGAGACACGCGTTCACGAGCTGGAACAGCAATTGGGTGAGCAGTCGGCTGGCAACCATAGATGGCCCAAGAGGGACGACAACACTGTCGTTACAGAAGAATTCGGCCCCGAGGATGCGATTGCAGCCACCGAACGGAGATCTATCACGAGACAAACGGTGGATTGCATCAAACACTTCGAATCCGCGTATGGTGCTCCTGCATCGATCGAACACATTCTCGAAGAGCTGACCGAACGGGGCTACGAGACCGGTGACATCCTGGACGTGATCGATACCCTTCAACGACAGGGCAACATCTACGAACCCGAATCGGATCACGTGAGGGTGGTGTGATGAGTACCGATCACTCCCATCCAGATGCGGCAGGCAACCGGACCATCCCTGTCGAACTACGTGGCGTTGACGCTCTCGAGGAGGTTTCGTTAGGTGACATTTGGGTGGCGGGGCAGCCGATCGGCATTCTCGTCGAGAAAAGTCTGGAACGGTCAAAGGAGCTCGAACAACGATACGAAGAACTCGAAGCCGAGAACCAGCGACTGCGCGAACGAATCGCTACGCTTGAAGGCCGCGTTGTGCCCGATCCCACCACGAAGGACTACGAGGAGAAAACGCGTGATGAGAAAGTCCGTGAAGTGCGGCTCTCGTGTGCTCGAAAGGCGACGAACAACAGCGGCAAGGCGTCGATCGATTACAACGACGTGATGACGCTGTTTGATCACCATCCCTCCGTCGGACACACCTACACACTTCTCAAACGCGCCGCTACACTCGACGGATTCGACTACGAAAAACGAGACGATGGAAACGATCGGTTGTGTGTGAATCTCGACGACGTGAAGGACGAGTCGGTGTTTCACGCCGTGAATAAACCAAACGGAGGTGACCCCCGCTAACCATGGATTTCCACGCACTCACTAAACCACCACCCTTTCACTAACACTCTCTAACAGCAAGTGTAGTTGTGTAAGTAAGAAAGCGTTAGCGACGGGTACGCTGCCTCAACGCTGCCTCCGCAGGCGTTAGGGAGCGTGAAGAGCGCGATATCGTTTATTCACGCCGTGAAACACTCCCTGATGGGGCCTGGTGGTACCCTCATCTGAGACAATCGCACGACGCAGCGGTTATTCACGGTGTGAAAGACTCCATGCCAAAGCAAACGACGATCAAGATGTTAAAGCACGAGATCGAGATGGACGAGGGGTTCTGTGACGAATGGAGGAAAGCGATCGGTGGTGAGCCGCTCGTTACTGTCTGGGAATGTGACAATGACGTTCTTTCGATTTGGCCAGCCACGTCGGCGTGGATACCGTCGATGGGAGATATCAGTTCACGATTCTAACCAATGAGTAGCACCGATCCAACTGATGTAACACCGCTCATGAGCCCAGCGGTTCGTGATCTCCCGCCGAGCTGCAAACTCATCTGGTTCGTACTAGATCGTGAGGGTGAGGTCACCCAACAGGCCCTCATCGAAGCGACGGAGATGAGTCCACGCACGGTCCGTTATGCACTGAACCGACTTCGCGAGAACGGGTTGGTCAGTGTCCGTCCATATCCAATGGATGCTCGCCAATGTGTCTATTCTCTCTAGGAATGTGTCATAGAACGGTTCCCATACCTCTACCGCAACCACCGAACGAGACGTACAGAGGATATATCCAGTGTCCTTTGTTCCATGGTGGCATTTAACACAGTTTGAGTAGTAGATCAGGTAACGCTCTCTGTGCTCGGAGTTGGAAACGCAGGGGGGTCGAGAGAGATACAAGACGGAGGCTACAATGACACCAACGGAAAGAGACGCTGATCGAACAGTCGTCGAAGATTTCCGAGAAACGCTCCGGGGCGATCTGATCCAGCCAGACGACGAGGGCTACGACGAGGCTCGTACGGTCTGGAACGGAATGATCGACAAGTATCCGACCCTCATCGCCGGGTGTTCCGGTGCCGCCGATGTCGCGAGTGCAGTCCGCTTCGCCCGCGAGCACAACCTCGAAATCGCAGTGCGCGGCGGCGGCCATAACGTCGCCGGCACCGCCGTCTGCGACGACGGCATCGTCATCGACCTCTCAGCGATGCGGGCCGTGTGGGTCGATCCGCGTGCGCGGACCGTCCGGGTACAGGGCGGTGCCCTGTGGAGTGACGTTGACCACGAGACCCAGGCCCACGGACTTGCGACTCCGGGCGGCATCGTCAGCCACACCGGCGTCGCCGGGCTCACCCTCGGCGGCGGAATCGGCTGGCTGATGCGCAAACACGGCCTCACCGTCGACAACCTGCTCTCCGCCGATGTGGTGACCGCCGATGGCGAGTTCATCCGCGCCTCGGAAAACGAGCACTCGGACCTGTTTTGGGCGTTGCGGGGCGGTGGTGGAAACTTCGGGATCGTGACCTCCTTCGAGTTCGCTCTCCATCCGATCGGTCCCACTGTACTCGCCGGCCCCGTGTTCTGGGCGGCGGACGACGCTGCCGACGCGCTGCGCTTCTATCGCGACTTCGTACGGGATGCACCCGACGAGCTTGGCACCGTCGTCAGGCTCGGAACCATCCCCCCCCCCCCTCCCGGTCGTCCCCGAGGAGCTTCACTGGCGACCCGCCGTGGCCATCAATACCTGCTACGCGGGTCCGGTTGAGCAGGGTGAACGCATCCTCCGCCCGCTACGCGAGCACGGCACACCACTTCTCGACCTGATCTCCCCCACGCCGTATGTGGCGCACCAGAGCGGGCTCGACAGCACCGTTCTCCATGGATGGCACTACTACTGGAAGTCGATCGACCTCCCCGAGCTGTCCGACGACTTGGTTGCAGTTCTCGTCGACCATGCCTTCTCGGCGGAGTCACCCCGCTCGTACGCAGTGATATTCCACCTCGGCGGAGCGGTGAGCCGTGTCCCTGGCGACGCCACCGCCTACACCGGTCGGAACGCATCACACAACATCAACATCAACGGCGTGTGGCGTCCCAACGAAGAATTCGCCGAGTCGGAGATCGCGTGGACCCGTCGATTCTTCGATACCCTCAAACCCTATCGAGAGGGTGTCTACGTGAACTTCCTTGACGTCGACGACGGCACTCGACGGGTCCGTGAAGCCTATGGTGAGCAGACCTACCAGCGACTCGCCGAGATCAAAGCCGAATACGACCCCGACAACGTGTTTCACCTCAACCAGAATATCGAGCCGACAGGCTGAACATCTCTCTTTATTCGTCGAAATGGCCGTTCGTTGTTCGTGAACGGCGATAACGCGAAGGTTACGATCGATTCGAAAGCGTGTGGAGTGTTCAGATGAATCTGACGGATATGCAGAACTACGTGCCAGTAGATCCATCAGAAATTCTTGTGCAAACAAGACTGTAGTACGAGTTCTATGACACGCTCTCTAGTTGAGATAGATAGCGACAAGATCGCAGGCTACCACTTCGTTTATCCATCTCATCGAACGAATATCGAGTATCCTTCACCCGCTGCTGGAGCGGACGGGGTCCCGTGTACCAGCGGCGCGTCTCGAAGCGCTTCTTCAACTCTTTACATCACTCATGAGCCAGAGCGATCACCATTCACACACCGAAAAGCCGTGGGTACAGCGACCGTATCGATGGGCACCTGACGACCGAGATACATCGAATCCCTACGTCCCGATCGACACCGATCGACCGTTCGACGACGATCCAGAGCGACCGGACCATCCTCACGCCGAGGACGACGAGCAACTCGACTCATCGCTGTTCAAGGAAGAGATCCAGCGTGATCCGGAGATCTGTTCATCGTGTTTTCTGAAGAATTACGATGTCGTCCATCCGTACAGTCATCGCACATCGCTCCGTCGTCGATTCGTACGCTACTTCGTTCCGTCAGGAGATACGACGCAGGCGATACCACAGGCAGGAATCCCGACGCGAAACCCGCCACGAGCCTGCGAATGTGGTCGTCTTGGCCCACTGCGGTCTCGTCCTTTATCCAAAGAGCACGCAATCGAAGCGGCGTGGCACCTCTCACGGACACTCGCCCAGAAAGGGATCGAACATGACCCACTACTCTTGGTCGCGACCGTTCTCTCTCGGAAGACTGCTGGCGGGAACCAGTCGATGCGAGATGATTCCAATTTCGCTGTCGCGGTAGAACGGTCACTGCTCCATACCGAGTACTCGATGGACGACTGGCTAACTGAGTCAGGCACACAGCCAGCATTACCATCCGGAGAGTAGCCCCATGACTGATTCCATCAGCCTCGACGATCTCCCGCAATCCGAGTGGGAGGGAACCGTCCCCCCAGATGATCTCTCCGTCGATGGGGACAACCCCAACGAACAGTCTGAGGAGATGTTCGGCCTGCTGTGTGAGAATCTCCGATCTCACGGTTGGCTCGGTAACGCGATCGTCGTCGACGAGGACTACACGATCGCCGACGGCGAGCACCGGTGGCGGGCTGCTCAGGAGATTGGACTCGACGAAGTCCCGGTCAAGCAATACGATCTCGACGAGCCAACGCGCCGGTTGTGGCGACAAGAGCTAAACAAAATCTCTGGTGAACACGATACCAAGCGGGATGCGCTCGAGTACGATTATCTCCTCTCGAACGGGAAGGCTGACGACGTCCAGGCGCTCACGAACGCGGCTGGCGAAGACCTCGACGAATTGCTCGCAGAAATTACACTCAATCAGGAGCAGCGCGTTCCCTACGAGTACGACACGGAGCATACCATCTATTTCGAGGACTGTGTCGAAGGGATGCGTGAACGGATTGCCGATAATAGCATCGACTGTGTGATTACGGATCCGCCGTATGGCTTCGACTATAGCGCTCGTGGCGAGCAAGACTTTGACAGTTTAGCGAATTTCGATGACTGGGAGTTGTTCGAAGAAGCGCTCGATGAGCTTCGCCGCGTTGCCACGGAGAGCGCCCACGTGTACGTGTGGTGGGGATGGCAGTTCTACGGGTGGATGGAGTCGATGTTCCGCAATCGCTTTGATCATCTCGATACGCTTGTCTGGGTAAAAGACAACTTCGGGCTCAACGCAAATCATCGGGATCGGTATCGACCACAGTACGAAGTCTGCTTTCACGGAACGCAGGGTGATGATGCGCGGGAGTTGAACAACGCGAATGCGCTCTCGAATGTACTGGAATATCCCAGAGATGCAACCGCAGA
The nucleotide sequence above comes from Halocatena marina. Encoded proteins:
- a CDS encoding bZIP transcription factor; amino-acid sequence: MSTDHSHPDAAGNRTIPVELRGVDALEEVSLGDIWVAGQPIGILVEKSLERSKELEQRYEELEAENQRLRERIATLEGRVVPDPTTKDYEEKTRDEKVREVRLSCARKATNNSGKASIDYNDVMTLFDHHPSVGHTYTLLKRAATLDGFDYEKRDDGNDRLCVNLDDVKDESVFHAVNKPNGGDPR
- a CDS encoding helix-turn-helix domain-containing protein, giving the protein MSSTDPTDVTPLMSPAVRDLPPSCKLIWFVLDREGEVTQQALIEATEMSPRTVRYALNRLRENGLVSVRPYPMDARQCVYSL
- a CDS encoding DNA methyltransferase, translating into MTDSISLDDLPQSEWEGTVPPDDLSVDGDNPNEQSEEMFGLLCENLRSHGWLGNAIVVDEDYTIADGEHRWRAAQEIGLDEVPVKQYDLDEPTRRLWRQELNKISGEHDTKRDALEYDYLLSNGKADDVQALTNAAGEDLDELLAEITLNQEQRVPYEYDTEHTIYFEDCVEGMRERIADNSIDCVITDPPYGFDYSARGEQDFDSLANFDDWELFEEALDELRRVATESAHVYVWWGWQFYGWMESMFRNRFDHLDTLVWVKDNFGLNANHRDRYRPQYEVCFHGTQGDDARELNNANALSNVLEYPRDATAEYEHPTQKPVALLSELIYNSTKPGDVVLDAFVGSGSTAVAAIQSNRDIIGFEIDEEYRPVIERRISEAQRQVESDANSNS